In a genomic window of Melitaea cinxia chromosome 2, ilMelCinx1.1, whole genome shotgun sequence:
- the LOC123665898 gene encoding ATP synthase membrane subunit K, mitochondrial-like, producing the protein MAGGESVDESQFKGLSKYFNSTTNRGRANTAKATYAFFGAVILYYTLKPKSKK; encoded by the exons ATGGCTGGAGGAGAATCAGTTGATGAATCCCAATTCAAGGGTCTCTCCAAGTACTTTAACAGTACTACTAACAGAGGCAGAGCAAAC aCGGCAAAGGCTACATATGCATTCTTCGGAgctgttatattatattatactttaaagcCAAAATCCAAGAAGTAA